Proteins co-encoded in one Candidatus Binatia bacterium genomic window:
- a CDS encoding arylsulfatase, which yields DELGGPLHENHYPVGWCWAGSSPFQWMKQVASHFGGTRNGLVMSWPKGIADRGGMRSQFHHCIDIAPTILELAGVPEPREVNGVPQKPIEGISMAYTFAAKDAPGRRVTQYFEMLGNRALYHNGWVAGCLHGRLPWLTSGGASFDNDTWELYNIEKDFSQANDLAAKEPAKLRELQDRFMAEAAKYNVLPLDDRFAQRADPRLHPSHIRGKTRFVYPAGTIRLGERSAPNTKNVHHTLAAEVEIPKGGAEGVLVCCGGISGGFSLFIKDGRLHWEHNYYNEIRYRASSTEKIPPGHHVLSAEVKVDKEGKFGGGGKVTLRVDKKKVGEGRFEKQVAGYFTVNETFDVGCDTVSPVSDVYKSPFPFTGTIIKVMVDISEATFEELAEQHEARARLAMATQ from the coding sequence TCGACGAGCTCGGAGGGCCGTTGCACGAGAACCATTACCCGGTGGGCTGGTGCTGGGCGGGATCGTCGCCCTTCCAGTGGATGAAGCAAGTGGCATCGCACTTCGGAGGGACGCGCAACGGCCTGGTCATGTCATGGCCGAAAGGCATCGCCGACCGCGGCGGCATGCGCTCGCAATTCCACCACTGCATCGACATCGCGCCCACGATCCTTGAGTTGGCGGGCGTGCCTGAGCCGCGTGAGGTGAACGGCGTGCCGCAAAAGCCGATCGAGGGCATCAGCATGGCGTATACGTTCGCGGCCAAGGACGCGCCGGGCCGGAGAGTCACGCAGTACTTCGAGATGCTCGGCAACCGCGCGCTCTATCACAATGGCTGGGTCGCCGGATGCCTGCACGGCAGGCTGCCTTGGCTCACCTCCGGCGGCGCCAGCTTCGACAACGATACATGGGAGCTCTATAACATCGAGAAGGATTTTTCGCAGGCCAACGACCTCGCCGCCAAGGAGCCCGCGAAGCTGCGCGAGCTGCAGGATCGCTTCATGGCCGAGGCTGCAAAGTACAACGTGCTTCCGCTCGACGATCGATTTGCCCAGCGCGCCGACCCGAGGCTGCATCCGAGTCATATCCGCGGCAAAACGCGCTTTGTCTATCCTGCGGGCACCATCCGCCTCGGAGAGCGTTCCGCGCCGAACACGAAGAACGTTCATCACACGCTCGCTGCCGAGGTGGAGATCCCCAAGGGCGGCGCCGAAGGCGTGCTCGTCTGCTGCGGCGGCATCTCCGGGGGTTTCTCGCTCTTCATCAAGGACGGCAGGCTCCACTGGGAACACAACTACTACAACGAGATCCGCTATCGCGCGTCGTCGACGGAGAAGATTCCACCGGGGCACCACGTGCTGTCCGCGGAAGTGAAAGTCGACAAGGAAGGCAAGTTCGGCGGCGGTGGAAAGGTGACCCTTCGCGTGGACAAGAAGAAGGTCGGCGAAGGTCGTTTCGAAAAACAGGTCGCCGGGTATTTCACCGTCAACGAAACTTTCGACGTCGGCTGCGACACGGTCTCGCCGGTCTCGGACGTGTACAAATCGCCGTTCCCCTTCACCGGCACGATCATCAAGGTGATGGTCGATATCAGTGAGGCGACGTTCGAGGAACTTGCGGAACAACACGAGGCGCGAGCGCGGCTCGCGATGGCGACGCAATGA
- a CDS encoding arylsulfatase, which yields MNGTVKPNIVFILMDNLGYGELGCYGGGIVRGAPTPRIDKLATEGTRLLNFNVEAQCTPSRSAIMTGRFSIRSGTHSVPIGEGFDGLTQWEVTIAKLLSEAGYGTGHFGKWHLGSADGRLPNDQGFDEWYGIPRTTDEAFWPSEPAAKAAGIAFTHIMEGRKGEKSRELEVYDLDQRRLIDAEITRRTIDFITRSARSGKPFYAYVPYTQVHFPTLPNPKFAGKTGYGDFPDALAEMDAHVGEILDAVDALGIRDNTLIVFTSDNGPEATWPWQGSSGPWRGYYFTHMEGSLRVPFIVRWPGQIPAGRVSNEIVHEVDTFTSLASIARALVPQDRAIDGVDQTEFLLGKSDTSNREGFPVFVADRLEAVKWRNWKIVFYDEQRDWWTPPIKLGSPKAFDLITDPKEEYPATALRNTWNAGPAMNIIVEFEKSLKEYPPIAPGTPDPYRPPK from the coding sequence ATGAATGGCACCGTCAAGCCCAACATCGTTTTCATCCTGATGGACAACCTCGGGTATGGGGAGCTGGGTTGTTACGGCGGAGGGATCGTGCGCGGCGCGCCGACGCCTCGCATCGACAAGCTGGCGACCGAAGGGACGAGACTGCTCAACTTCAATGTCGAGGCGCAATGCACGCCGAGCCGGTCGGCGATCATGACCGGGCGGTTTTCTATCCGGTCGGGAACGCATTCGGTGCCGATCGGCGAGGGTTTCGACGGCCTCACGCAATGGGAAGTGACGATCGCCAAGCTCCTTTCCGAAGCGGGCTACGGAACCGGTCATTTCGGCAAGTGGCATTTGGGGAGCGCCGACGGACGACTGCCGAACGATCAGGGCTTCGACGAGTGGTACGGCATCCCGCGCACCACGGACGAAGCATTCTGGCCGTCGGAACCGGCGGCCAAGGCGGCGGGTATAGCGTTCACGCACATCATGGAAGGCCGCAAGGGCGAGAAGAGCCGCGAGCTCGAAGTCTACGACCTGGACCAGCGCCGGTTGATCGATGCGGAGATCACGCGCCGGACCATCGACTTCATAACTCGCAGCGCGCGGTCGGGCAAGCCGTTCTATGCCTACGTCCCGTACACGCAGGTGCACTTCCCGACGCTGCCGAATCCGAAGTTCGCGGGCAAGACTGGCTATGGCGACTTTCCCGATGCGCTCGCCGAAATGGACGCGCACGTGGGAGAAATTCTCGACGCGGTCGATGCGCTCGGCATTCGCGACAACACCCTGATCGTCTTCACGAGCGACAACGGCCCGGAAGCCACTTGGCCGTGGCAAGGTTCCTCGGGACCGTGGCGCGGGTACTACTTCACGCATATGGAAGGCTCGCTGCGAGTTCCCTTCATCGTCCGATGGCCGGGCCAGATTCCCGCCGGACGCGTGAGCAACGAGATCGTGCACGAGGTGGACACGTTTACGAGCCTCGCCAGCATCGCACGCGCCCTGGTGCCGCAGGATCGGGCGATCGACGGCGTCGACCAGACCGAGTTTCTGCTCGGCAAGTCCGACACGTCGAACCGCGAGGGTTTCCCGGTGTTCGTGGCCGACCGCCTCGAAGCGGTCAAATGGCGAAACTGGAAGATCGTGTTCTACGACGAGCAGCGCGACTGGTGGACGCCGCCCATCAAACTCGGATCACCCAAAGCGTTCGATCTCATCACCGACCCGAAGGAAGAATACCCGGCAACCGCCCTGCGCAACACGTGGAACGCGGGGCCGGCCATGAACATCATCGTCGAGTTCGAGAAAAGCCTGAAGGAGTACCCGCCCATCGCGCCCGGAACGCCTGATCCATACCGGCCGCCGAAGTGA
- a CDS encoding MarC family protein, whose amino-acid sequence MIGPAEIFTIFFVTLGPLKILGPFANRTRDLDDATMRKVAMWAFVIATAAVIVGSLIGRAIAAKWHVSIGSLLIAAGIIFLLVALKQLLEQYEPPHASETPPPLPQSPMAAAVRLLFPIVLTPYGIAAAIVLLAGSTETERTELILALLVAVMAINLLAMLFARKILVGFTMIVLQVLGAVLGVLQAGLAIEFIVRGLRELKIVSG is encoded by the coding sequence ATGATCGGACCTGCAGAGATCTTTACGATCTTCTTCGTCACGCTCGGGCCGCTCAAGATCCTGGGTCCATTCGCGAACAGAACGCGCGACCTCGACGACGCGACGATGCGCAAAGTCGCGATGTGGGCGTTCGTGATTGCGACTGCCGCCGTCATCGTTGGAAGCCTGATCGGACGAGCGATTGCCGCAAAGTGGCACGTTTCGATCGGCTCGCTTCTCATTGCCGCCGGCATCATTTTTCTGCTCGTCGCGCTGAAGCAGCTCCTGGAACAGTACGAGCCGCCGCACGCGTCGGAAACGCCGCCTCCGTTGCCGCAATCGCCGATGGCTGCGGCCGTGCGGCTGCTTTTTCCGATCGTGCTAACGCCTTACGGCATCGCGGCGGCAATCGTGCTTCTGGCGGGCAGTACCGAAACGGAGCGCACCGAGCTCATTCTCGCTTTGCTCGTGGCCGTGATGGCCATCAATCTCCTGGCAATGCTGTTTGCGCGCAAGATTCTCGTCGGCTTCACGATGATCGTGCTGCAGGTCCTGGGCGCCGTGCTGGGCGTCCTTCAGGCCGGTCTGGCAATCGAGTTCATCGTGCGCGGGTTGCGCGAGCTAAAAATCGTCAGCGGCTGA